In Microbacterium sp. AB, a single genomic region encodes these proteins:
- a CDS encoding Dps family protein, whose protein sequence is MTEVQTVSATAADPTVAAGSAQFLSPVVLGLQALGVNGKQAHWHVRGANFIGVHEFLDTLVDHAHGWADLAAERIVALGLPIDARLGAVAGKVPATGAPAGFAQSDAVIRGVVSDIDTVIADLQAAIDGLDEVDLTSQDVAIEIKAGLEKDRWFLAAHVAE, encoded by the coding sequence ATGACCGAAGTGCAGACCGTCTCCGCCACCGCCGCCGACCCGACCGTCGCCGCCGGCTCGGCACAGTTCCTCTCCCCCGTCGTCCTCGGCCTCCAGGCGCTCGGCGTCAACGGCAAGCAGGCGCACTGGCACGTGCGCGGCGCCAACTTCATCGGCGTGCACGAGTTCCTCGACACGCTCGTCGACCACGCCCACGGCTGGGCCGACCTCGCCGCGGAGCGCATCGTCGCCCTCGGCCTCCCCATCGACGCGCGTCTGGGCGCGGTCGCCGGCAAGGTCCCCGCCACCGGCGCCCCCGCGGGCTTCGCGCAGTCCGACGCCGTCATCCGCGGCGTCGTGTCCGACATCGACACCGTGATCGCCGACCTGCAGGCCGCGATCGACGGTCTCGACGAGGTCGATCTCACGAGCCAGGACGTCGCGATCGAGATCAAGGCGGGCCTGGAGAAGGACCGCTGGTTCCTCGCGGCCCACGTCGCCGAGTAG
- a CDS encoding gamma carbonic anhydrase family protein, with protein MTVSPHATVLGLDDLVPAIARDAFVADGARVVGDVVLGPGSSVWYNAVLRGDTGAIRVGARSNLQDNVSVHVGGGFDTIIGEDVSVGHNAVVHGCRIGDGTLVGMGAVVLQGAEIGESCLVAGGAVVLEGTVVPPRSLVAGVPAKVRRALSDDEAAALARNAASYLDHARRHEAALSAKGA; from the coding sequence ATGACCGTCTCTCCTCATGCGACCGTCCTCGGCCTCGACGACCTGGTCCCGGCGATCGCTCGCGACGCGTTCGTCGCCGACGGGGCGCGCGTGGTCGGCGACGTCGTCCTCGGCCCCGGATCGAGCGTCTGGTACAACGCGGTGCTGCGGGGCGACACCGGGGCGATCCGGGTCGGAGCCCGCAGCAACCTCCAGGACAACGTCTCGGTCCACGTCGGCGGCGGATTCGACACGATCATCGGCGAGGACGTGTCCGTCGGCCACAACGCCGTCGTCCACGGCTGTCGGATCGGCGACGGCACGCTCGTCGGGATGGGGGCGGTCGTGCTGCAGGGAGCGGAGATCGGCGAGTCGTGCCTCGTCGCCGGCGGCGCCGTGGTGCTCGAGGGCACGGTGGTGCCTCCGCGGAGTCTCGTCGCGGGGGTCCCGGCGAAGGTGCGTCGTGCGCTCTCCGACGACGAGGCGGCCGCGCTCGCGCGGAACGCGGCGAGCTATCTCGACCATGCCCGGCGGCACGAGGCGGCCCTCTCCGCGAAAGGGGCATGA